The proteins below come from a single Tissierella sp. MB52-C2 genomic window:
- a CDS encoding MBOAT family O-acyltransferase, whose protein sequence is MVFSSVLFLFYFLPVVLTIYFISPRKYKNFILLVSSLFFYSWGEPKYIWIMIFSTVLDYTCGRFVHYYRESGDLSKAKVWLGVSIFGNLGLLGFFKYSNFLISNINNLLGFNIPLLNLVLPIGISFYTFQTMSYTIDVYRGDTEVQNNIISFGTYVTLFPQLIAGPIVRYRTVAEEIDNRVESYDLFSEGIKRFILGLGKKVLLANNIGMLWDNISKMSNIPVLTAWIGIFAFSFQIYFDFSGYSDMAIGLGKIFGFNFLENFNYPYMSKSITEFWRRWHISLGTWFKEYVYIPLGGNRKGKVNHIRNILIVWGLTGIWHGASWNFLLWGLYFGIILIMEKLFLLNILKKLPSFIGRIYSMFLILISWVIFAFDSLGSGLNYIKVLFRFGDINLLDNRSLYLLYTNILLFLILTIGSTDIPKKIWNHIKNESNKVGWIIENVFLILVFLLSIAYLVDQSYNPFLYFRF, encoded by the coding sequence ATGGTTTTTAGCAGTGTGTTGTTTTTATTTTATTTTCTACCTGTTGTTTTAACTATATACTTTATCTCTCCTAGGAAATATAAAAATTTTATACTATTAGTATCCAGCCTATTTTTCTACAGCTGGGGAGAGCCTAAATATATATGGATTATGATATTTTCAACAGTTCTTGATTATACATGCGGTAGATTTGTTCATTATTATAGGGAAAGTGGAGATCTAAGTAAAGCAAAGGTATGGCTGGGAGTATCTATATTTGGAAACCTAGGACTATTAGGGTTTTTCAAATATTCTAATTTTCTCATATCAAATATAAATAATTTATTAGGATTTAATATTCCATTATTAAACCTTGTATTGCCAATAGGAATATCCTTTTATACATTTCAAACTATGTCCTATACCATAGATGTTTATAGGGGAGATACAGAAGTTCAAAATAATATTATTTCCTTTGGGACCTATGTAACACTATTTCCTCAACTTATAGCAGGGCCAATAGTTAGGTATCGAACTGTGGCAGAAGAAATAGATAATAGAGTAGAATCCTATGATTTGTTTAGTGAAGGTATAAAAAGATTCATATTAGGTTTAGGAAAGAAGGTATTACTTGCCAATAATATCGGTATGCTTTGGGATAATATATCCAAAATGTCTAATATCCCCGTTCTAACTGCTTGGATTGGAATATTTGCCTTTAGTTTTCAAATATACTTTGATTTCTCAGGATATTCAGATATGGCCATAGGACTTGGGAAAATATTTGGATTTAACTTTCTAGAGAACTTTAATTATCCATATATGTCTAAATCTATTACGGAATTTTGGAGAAGATGGCATATATCCTTAGGTACATGGTTTAAGGAATATGTATATATTCCCTTAGGAGGAAATAGAAAAGGCAAAGTAAATCATATTAGAAATATATTAATAGTTTGGGGATTAACGGGAATATGGCATGGTGCCAGTTGGAACTTTTTATTATGGGGACTTTACTTTGGAATTATATTGATTATGGAAAAACTATTTCTTCTTAATATATTGAAGAAACTCCCCTCATTTATTGGAAGAATTTATAGTATGTTTTTAATTCTTATATCCTGGGTTATATTTGCCTTCGACTCCTTAGGTAGTGGATTAAATTATATTAAGGTTTTATTTAGATTTGGAGATATTAATTTATTAGATAATAGGTCTCTATATTTACTGTATACAAATATATTGCTATTTTTAATCTTGACAATAGGTTCAACGGATATACCGAAAAAAATATGGAATCATATAAAAAATGAATCTAATAAGGTAGGGTGGATTATAGAAAATGTATTTTTAATATTAGTGTTTTTATTATCAATAGCATATTTAGTAGATCAATCTTATAATCCATTTCTATACTTTAGGTTCTAG
- a CDS encoding ABC transporter permease — MIIKRMIQAIPMMIAISIVSFLLIKLAPGDPVQAYITPEMGPTEIESIRESMGLNSPIHIQYIRWLKSALKGDLGYSLVNHRPVAMQIIERLPATLGLMGASLVISMILGIIIGLVSASNQNKLFDNIATFTSYLGISIPSFWFAMMLVYVLSLKLKLLPSIGMRTIGVHTTWDLIKHSIMPTIVLSLQNTATVTRYIRSSTISQLREDYVIVEYASGASKREVLYKYVLKNAILPVITILGMSLPGLVSGAFITESIFGWPGMGQLGIKSIFSYDYPLIMAITMFSSFILIIGNLLSDILYGIADPRIKELR, encoded by the coding sequence ATGATTATAAAAAGAATGATTCAAGCAATACCAATGATGATTGCCATATCTATAGTTTCATTTCTTCTTATAAAATTAGCACCAGGAGATCCAGTACAGGCCTATATCACTCCTGAGATGGGTCCGACGGAGATAGAGAGTATAAGAGAAAGTATGGGTCTTAATAGTCCTATACACATACAATATATAAGATGGTTAAAGTCTGCACTAAAGGGAGATTTAGGATATTCACTAGTAAATCACAGGCCTGTAGCAATGCAAATAATTGAAAGACTTCCCGCAACTTTAGGTCTTATGGGTGCTTCACTAGTGATTTCTATGATTTTGGGAATTATAATAGGTCTAGTTTCAGCTTCAAACCAGAACAAACTATTTGATAATATAGCTACTTTCACCTCTTATCTTGGCATATCTATACCAAGTTTTTGGTTTGCAATGATGTTAGTATACGTATTATCCTTAAAATTAAAACTCTTACCAAGTATTGGAATGAGAACCATAGGAGTACATACTACTTGGGATTTAATAAAGCATAGTATAATGCCTACAATTGTTTTAAGTTTACAAAACACAGCTACAGTTACTAGATACATTAGGTCAAGTACCATATCTCAGTTAAGAGAAGATTATGTAATAGTGGAATATGCATCTGGAGCTAGTAAAAGAGAAGTTCTATATAAATATGTACTAAAGAATGCAATTTTACCTGTAATTACAATATTAGGTATGTCCTTGCCAGGACTAGTATCTGGAGCATTTATTACAGAAAGTATTTTTGGATGGCCAGGCATGGGACAATTAGGGATCAAATCTATATTTAGCTATGATTATCCGCTTATTATGGCAATTACCATGTTTTCGTCCTTTATATTGATTATAGGAAATTTATTATCAGATATATTATACGGTATTGCAGATCCAAGGATTAAGGAGTTGAGATAA
- a CDS encoding RNA polymerase sigma factor → MIDDKIFYKDFLEGSIDAFETLVLRHKDNLIYFISRYTNDIFIAEDIAQDVFAYIYAYKEKYNFNYSFKTYIYTLGKNKAIDYIRKQSKINIIPFERDNEILGSEDTLEEKVIKDEEKKLLINSIKNLKPDYERAIYLADFEELSYEDISKILGKTLGQTKVLIHRARKALREILEKGAGDNER, encoded by the coding sequence ATGATAGATGATAAAATTTTTTATAAAGATTTTCTCGAAGGCAGTATAGACGCCTTTGAAACCCTTGTACTTAGACACAAGGATAATTTAATATACTTTATTTCAAGATATACTAATGATATTTTCATAGCTGAAGATATTGCTCAAGATGTATTTGCCTATATCTATGCTTATAAGGAAAAGTATAATTTTAATTATTCTTTTAAGACCTATATATATACTCTAGGAAAAAATAAAGCAATAGATTATATAAGAAAACAATCAAAAATAAATATTATTCCCTTTGAAAGAGATAATGAAATATTAGGAAGTGAAGACACCTTAGAGGAAAAAGTAATAAAGGATGAAGAAAAAAAGTTGCTAATAAATAGTATAAAGAACTTAAAGCCTGATTACGAAAGAGCAATATACTTAGCAGATTTTGAGGAATTATCTTATGAAGATATATCTAAGATTCTAGGAAAAACCTTGGGACAGACAAAAGTATTGATTCATAGGGCTAGAAAAGCCCTTAGAGAAATACTGGAGAAAGGAGCTGGAGATAATGAAAGATAA
- a CDS encoding ABC transporter ATP-binding protein, translating into MKEPLLSLKDLKVSFFNNSGEVKVIRGVSFNLEKGEVLGVVGESGSGKSVTSMSIIKLLKGTGKITEGEIIYKGENLVNKTEKEMMRIRGNDIAMIFQDPMTSLNPVFTVGSQISDVIRRHQGLSKGEAKNKAIEMLRIVGIPSPEERYNNYPHEFSGGMRQRAIIAMALSCEPELLIADEPTTALDVTIQAQILELLMELKKKMDTSIILITHDLGVVANMCSRVIVMYGGLIMEEGFVDDIFYNPMHPYTKGLLQSLPKKDSKKKQRLIPIKGNPPDLSKTIEGCPFAERCPYVMNICKRQQPEYYGENNHRAMCWLLDKGDEYNGK; encoded by the coding sequence GTGAAAGAGCCCTTATTAAGTTTAAAGGATTTAAAGGTTTCTTTTTTTAATAATAGTGGTGAAGTTAAAGTAATTCGTGGGGTCTCATTTAATTTGGAAAAAGGGGAAGTCCTTGGAGTAGTTGGAGAATCTGGAAGTGGAAAATCAGTTACTTCCATGTCTATAATTAAATTGCTTAAGGGAACGGGAAAGATTACAGAAGGCGAGATTATTTACAAAGGAGAAAACTTAGTAAATAAAACAGAAAAGGAAATGATGAGAATTCGTGGAAATGATATAGCTATGATATTTCAAGACCCTATGACTTCACTTAATCCAGTATTTACAGTGGGATCACAAATATCTGATGTAATAAGAAGGCATCAAGGATTAAGTAAAGGAGAAGCCAAAAATAAAGCCATAGAGATGTTAAGAATAGTAGGGATTCCTTCTCCAGAGGAAAGATATAATAACTATCCCCATGAATTTAGTGGTGGCATGAGGCAAAGAGCCATCATTGCCATGGCATTGAGCTGTGAGCCAGAATTGCTTATAGCAGATGAGCCTACTACTGCCTTAGATGTTACAATTCAAGCTCAGATACTTGAATTATTGATGGAGTTAAAGAAAAAGATGGATACCTCTATTATTTTAATAACCCATGATTTAGGAGTAGTGGCCAATATGTGTTCTAGAGTAATAGTTATGTATGGTGGTCTTATTATGGAGGAAGGGTTCGTAGACGATATATTCTATAATCCAATGCATCCATATACAAAGGGATTGCTTCAATCTTTACCAAAGAAGGACAGTAAAAAGAAACAAAGACTTATACCAATAAAAGGAAACCCACCAGATTTATCTAAGACAATAGAAGGCTGCCCTTTTGCAGAGCGTTGTCCCTATGTAATGAATATATGTAAAAGGCAACAACCTGAATATTATGGAGAGAATAACCATAGAGCTATGTGTTGGCTTTTAGATAAAGGAGATGAATATAATGGAAAATAG
- a CDS encoding DUF4358 domain-containing protein, translated as MKKIFGLFFAMIMMTTFLIGCTTKKEAKTVDLDKIHEAVKETLGEDYAPNRELTMEEIENLTGIKEDNIEKIIAESPMISVNVDTFIGIKAKEGKGDIVEEGLDKYRKYLVEESMQYPMNIAKVNSAKVIRHEDYVFFVMLGKHDDRQEATDEERLEFAKEEVKKVEDVINKFFE; from the coding sequence GTGAAAAAGATATTTGGTTTATTTTTTGCAATGATAATGATGACTACATTTTTAATAGGCTGTACAACTAAGAAGGAAGCAAAAACAGTAGATTTGGACAAGATACATGAGGCAGTAAAAGAAACTCTTGGTGAGGATTATGCTCCAAATAGAGAATTGACTATGGAAGAAATAGAAAATCTTACAGGGATAAAAGAAGATAATATCGAAAAAATCATAGCAGAATCACCAATGATAAGTGTTAATGTAGACACATTTATAGGAATTAAGGCAAAAGAAGGAAAAGGTGATATAGTAGAAGAAGGTTTGGACAAATATAGAAAATATCTTGTGGAAGAATCTATGCAATACCCTATGAATATAGCTAAAGTAAATTCAGCTAAAGTAATTAGACACGAAGATTATGTGTTCTTTGTAATGCTTGGAAAACACGATGATAGGCAAGAAGCTACAGATGAAGAAAGACTTGAATTCGCAAAGGAAGAAGTAAAAAAAGTAGAAGATGTTATAAATAAATTTTTTGAATAA
- a CDS encoding ABC transporter substrate-binding protein: MSNKKWLVLILALVMLISTACGNKNVEEPASVDIPTDAGQESEAPQKVDGGIFIFGIGSDPNVMNPLYAGDRVTMTINNAIFAPLYVIDEEGTQFFLAESITPSEDYLTYTLKLKSGLKWHDGEDLTAADVIFTLNSITDEKQKANSRGSFVVAGKPVEAKKIDDLTVEFILPEVSVPFMGSLGGIRPIPQHIFEGEEDLAKSTKNLEPIGSGPFKFKEMKSGEKVELVRFDEYFDGKPNLESLVFRVIADANASNTALLNGELSAKYITTAEVDKFNEDENFNVVLFKEGMLNNMVFRLTNKDLQNEDVRKAIAYGINREEIITGVYKSSEYAEEAYSVFVPNTQFHTSDVEKYEYNVEKAKELLENAGVENLKLRLAYINSSKENEGFGLIMQQQLKEIGVELELLPMERGAFYDKLLDASNTDFDLAFNGYVMGVEPNGYKPLFRTADFNNFMGYANEKLDAAWEEGVVETDETKRAEIYQTIQKQLMDDMVVYPIAYPNSIVAVNKKYGGIEEAKLVPISMFRDLSKLYIME, encoded by the coding sequence ATGAGCAATAAAAAATGGTTAGTATTGATACTTGCTTTAGTTATGTTAATATCAACGGCTTGTGGAAATAAAAATGTAGAGGAACCAGCATCAGTTGATATCCCTACAGATGCAGGACAGGAGTCAGAAGCACCACAGAAGGTAGATGGTGGAATTTTTATATTCGGAATAGGCAGTGATCCAAATGTAATGAATCCATTATACGCTGGTGATAGAGTTACTATGACCATTAACAATGCAATATTTGCACCACTTTATGTTATTGATGAAGAAGGAACACAATTCTTTTTAGCGGAAAGTATTACTCCTTCAGAAGATTATTTAACTTATACTTTAAAGTTAAAATCTGGACTTAAATGGCATGATGGAGAAGATTTAACTGCAGCTGATGTAATATTTACATTAAATTCAATTACAGATGAAAAACAAAAAGCTAATTCAAGAGGTTCATTTGTAGTTGCTGGAAAGCCAGTAGAGGCTAAAAAAATAGATGATTTAACAGTTGAATTTATATTACCAGAAGTTTCAGTACCATTTATGGGGAGTTTAGGTGGTATCCGCCCAATCCCACAACATATATTTGAAGGAGAAGAAGACTTAGCAAAGAGTACAAAGAATCTAGAGCCAATAGGTTCAGGTCCATTTAAATTTAAAGAAATGAAGAGTGGTGAAAAAGTAGAATTAGTTAGATTTGATGAATACTTTGATGGTAAGCCAAATCTTGAATCATTAGTATTCAGAGTAATAGCTGATGCAAATGCTTCCAATACAGCGTTATTAAATGGAGAATTATCTGCTAAATATATCACTACTGCAGAAGTGGACAAGTTTAATGAAGATGAAAACTTCAATGTAGTTCTTTTTAAAGAAGGTATGCTAAATAATATGGTATTTAGATTAACTAATAAAGATTTACAAAATGAAGATGTAAGAAAAGCAATTGCTTATGGAATAAATAGAGAAGAAATAATAACAGGAGTTTATAAATCATCAGAATATGCAGAAGAAGCATATTCAGTATTTGTACCAAATACACAATTTCATACTTCAGACGTGGAAAAATATGAATATAATGTAGAAAAAGCAAAAGAACTTCTTGAAAATGCAGGAGTTGAAAATCTAAAATTAAGATTAGCATATATTAACTCAAGTAAAGAAAATGAAGGATTTGGGCTTATTATGCAACAACAATTAAAGGAAATTGGTGTTGAATTAGAGCTTCTACCAATGGAAAGAGGAGCATTTTATGACAAACTACTTGATGCTTCAAATACAGATTTTGATCTAGCATTCAATGGCTATGTAATGGGTGTAGAGCCAAATGGATATAAGCCATTATTTAGAACAGCAGATTTTAACAATTTCATGGGATATGCAAATGAAAAATTAGATGCAGCATGGGAAGAAGGAGTAGTTGAAACAGACGAGACTAAGAGAGCTGAAATTTACCAAACTATTCAAAAACAATTAATGGATGATATGGTAGTATATCCAATAGCTTATCCAAATTCAATAGTTGCAGTAAATAAAAAATACGGTGGAATAGAAGAGGCTAAGCTAGTTCCAATCTCTATGTTTAGAGATTTATCTAAGCTTTATATCATGGAATAA
- a CDS encoding oligopeptide/dipeptide ABC transporter ATP-binding protein, which yields MENREKVKLIEVNNLKKYFPVKKSSFIGKPQYLKAVDDVSFYINEGETLGLVGESGCGKSTTGRSIIRLFDVTDGEILYRGKDLAKLKEPDLRPYRRKMQVIFQDPYASLNPTLTVKDIISEPLDVYHIGGKKERQEKVLELLEKVGLGKNHMDRYPHEFSGGQRQRIGIARALSINPEFILCDEPISALDVSIQAQVVNMLEDLQNEMGLTYLFIAHDLSMVRHISHRIGVMYLGKLIEIGFSDDIHKHPLHPYTQALLSSVLEPDPRMARENSIKVLEGDVPSPLNPPLGCKFVTRCKYAMNQCYEIEPKLIERESGHMVACHLS from the coding sequence ATGGAAAATAGGGAAAAAGTAAAATTAATTGAAGTTAATAATTTAAAAAAATATTTTCCAGTGAAAAAATCGTCTTTCATAGGCAAACCACAATATTTAAAAGCTGTAGATGATGTGAGCTTTTATATAAATGAGGGAGAAACCTTAGGGTTAGTAGGTGAATCTGGCTGTGGTAAATCCACTACAGGTAGAAGTATCATTAGACTTTTCGATGTAACTGATGGTGAAATTCTCTATAGAGGAAAAGATTTAGCTAAATTAAAGGAGCCAGATTTAAGACCTTATAGAAGAAAAATGCAGGTAATATTCCAGGACCCATATGCATCACTTAATCCAACTCTAACTGTAAAAGACATAATTTCAGAACCTTTAGATGTTTATCATATAGGTGGTAAAAAGGAACGACAGGAGAAGGTCTTAGAATTGTTAGAAAAAGTAGGACTAGGAAAGAACCATATGGATAGATACCCCCATGAGTTCAGCGGAGGACAAAGACAGAGAATAGGAATAGCAAGAGCATTATCTATTAATCCAGAATTTATATTATGTGATGAACCTATATCAGCCCTTGATGTGTCTATTCAAGCACAAGTAGTCAATATGCTGGAGGATTTACAAAATGAAATGGGGTTAACATATTTATTTATTGCCCATGACTTATCTATGGTAAGGCATATATCCCATAGAATAGGAGTAATGTATCTAGGGAAATTGATTGAAATAGGATTTAGTGATGATATACATAAACATCCGCTCCATCCTTATACTCAAGCCCTTTTATCATCAGTTCTTGAGCCTGACCCAAGAATGGCTAGAGAAAACTCTATTAAAGTATTGGAAGGAGATGTACCTAGTCCTCTAAATCCACCATTAGGCTGTAAGTTTGTTACTAGATGCAAATATGCTATGAACCAATGCTATGAGATAGAACCAAAGCTAATAGAAAGGGAATCAGGACATATGGTGGCTTGCCATTTATCTTAG
- a CDS encoding ABC transporter permease produces MNERLKSNFKYQLKQNKLGTIALIIIFVLVIASILAFLSPHDPNKIDVMNSLSFPSKDHIFGTDEMGRDYFARALYGGRVSLTVGFLSMIISTVIGTIVGTTSGYFGGRIDNLIMRTIDILMSIPTFFLILILNAYLKPGIQNIIIIIGLFSWMGIARIVRAETLSIKEREYVLYSKAIGEKSNIIMLKHIIPNIFPTVIVASTLNIAGAILTESSLSFLGLGVRQPDSSWGSMLKYAQGYIGDAPYLALFPGILILLTVLSFNILGDIFRVAFEPKANND; encoded by the coding sequence ATGAATGAGAGATTAAAATCAAATTTTAAATATCAGTTAAAACAAAATAAATTAGGAACCATAGCTTTGATAATAATCTTTGTATTAGTAATTGCATCTATACTTGCATTTTTATCGCCCCATGATCCAAATAAGATTGATGTAATGAATAGTTTGAGTTTCCCTAGTAAGGATCATATATTTGGTACAGATGAAATGGGAAGAGATTACTTTGCTCGTGCATTATATGGGGGAAGAGTATCTCTAACAGTTGGCTTTCTTTCCATGATAATATCCACAGTAATAGGAACTATAGTAGGAACTACTAGTGGCTATTTTGGCGGAAGAATTGACAACTTAATTATGAGAACAATAGATATTCTTATGAGTATACCTACGTTTTTTCTGATACTTATTTTAAATGCTTATTTAAAACCTGGAATTCAAAATATAATAATCATAATAGGATTATTTAGCTGGATGGGAATAGCAAGAATTGTTAGAGCAGAGACTTTATCAATTAAAGAAAGGGAATATGTATTATATTCAAAAGCTATAGGAGAAAAATCTAATATTATTATGTTAAAACATATTATACCAAATATTTTTCCTACAGTAATAGTAGCATCAACTTTAAATATTGCAGGAGCAATTCTAACAGAATCATCTCTATCTTTCCTAGGATTAGGAGTACGTCAGCCAGATTCATCCTGGGGAAGTATGCTTAAATATGCCCAAGGATATATTGGAGATGCACCATATTTAGCATTATTTCCCGGGATATTAATATTACTAACAGTACTTAGCTTCAATATTTTAGGAGATATATTTAGAGTTGCATTTGAGCCTAAGGCAAATAATGATTAG
- a CDS encoding DHHW family protein: protein MKKSRVIIFMGLILSLFIGNILSPIKVFSNKENRYLQELPSLSFKDIISGKFTREFETYTIDQFVFRDNWISLKTLGDLSLLKKDNGRIYFGKDDYLFDIDKEIDEKQLDENIKSINKFLENMSKYNIPVTSLLVPSKSTVLEEKLPLYAPTIDEEYIADKLEASLNKNMELIDLIEVLNGKSDGIYYKTDHHWTSKGAFYAYEYYMKQIGKQPLKEEDFLIEKVAEDFYGTNYRKANFYLGLPDEIYIYNPKNIVEYNIKINDKDEGNSLYDEEYLNKTDKYSYFLGGDKSLIEIKTSIKNNKTTLIFKDSFGNSFIPFLTNHYENIIVIDTRYFNMNLNDFIEGKDIDEVLLLFNIKNFAEEKSLFKLGK, encoded by the coding sequence ATGAAAAAATCGAGAGTTATAATATTTATGGGTCTAATATTATCCTTATTCATAGGAAATATATTATCACCTATAAAAGTATTTTCAAATAAAGAAAATAGATATTTACAAGAATTACCTAGTCTAAGCTTTAAAGATATAATATCAGGAAAATTTACTCGGGAATTTGAAACATATACAATAGATCAATTTGTCTTTAGAGATAATTGGATAAGTCTTAAAACTTTAGGAGATCTATCTCTATTGAAAAAGGATAATGGGAGAATTTACTTTGGGAAAGATGATTATCTATTTGACATAGATAAGGAAATAGATGAAAAACAGTTAGATGAAAACATAAAGAGTATTAATAAGTTCTTAGAAAATATGTCTAAATATAATATTCCAGTTACTTCGTTGCTAGTACCTAGCAAATCTACAGTATTAGAGGAAAAGCTACCTCTATACGCACCAACAATAGATGAGGAATATATAGCAGATAAACTAGAAGCATCTCTTAATAAGAATATGGAGTTAATAGATTTAATTGAAGTACTAAATGGAAAATCAGATGGAATATATTATAAAACTGATCACCATTGGACCAGTAAAGGTGCTTTTTATGCCTATGAATACTATATGAAACAAATAGGAAAACAACCTTTAAAGGAAGAAGACTTCCTAATAGAAAAGGTAGCAGAAGATTTCTATGGAACAAATTATAGGAAGGCTAATTTTTATCTAGGACTACCAGACGAAATATATATTTACAATCCTAAAAATATAGTAGAGTATAATATAAAAATTAATGATAAGGACGAGGGAAATAGTCTTTATGATGAAGAATATTTAAATAAGACCGATAAATATTCTTATTTTCTAGGTGGAGATAAATCTTTAATAGAAATAAAAACCTCTATAAAAAACAATAAAACCACATTGATATTTAAAGATTCCTTTGGGAATAGCTTTATTCCATTTCTAACAAATCATTACGAAAATATTATAGTAATAGATACTAGATATTTTAATATGAATCTAAACGATTTCATTGAAGGCAAAGATATTGATGAAGTGTTGCTTTTATTTAATATAAAAAATTTTGCAGAGGAAAAGTCTTTATTTAAATTGGGAAAATAA